The genomic interval AAGGCTTTGCCTTCCGCAGAGAGAGAAACTTGAGTTGAAGGGGAGGGGGGCGTTGCTGCGTCAGTCTCTTTGAGTGTTTGATGAGTCGCAAGGCTGGCCTGATTTGCACCACTTAATGGGGAAGGTGAAGAAGAATGTTGAATACTCGTCATATCAGGCTCCGGTCACACGTTGGTTATTTTGTCGTCAAATACTGTATCGCCACTGTTGGAAAAAACTTGGGCAAAAAAAGACGGTCTATGTCTAATTTTTGCCCCAAAGTCGAGTGGATAGTATTCAGTTCAGCAAATAACGGGCCAAATTTTTACCGGCGTATCCAACGCGTGTCAGGTGTCAAAAAGATCGTTTACTCATCAGAAACAGTGGCGTTTTTTTGGTACAAGGCAATCGAAAAGTCGGCTTCACATTCAAAAGTTCGAGATTCAACTAACCGCTGTTTAAACTCATCACTGGCTTTCCAAGCAAAAGGGGTCATTAAGAGTAAATCGTGGGCTTCTTGACCGCTTAACGACATGGTATGACTTAACCTATTGTTTTCTAATAGGGTAAACCCTTCAATTAACTCAGGCTCTGCCGCGTGCAGACGCACATCGGTATAGATTTGCTCGCGAAGTTGATACAAGTGGCGTTGCGCAGGAGTCACGGTTAGCAGTAAGCCATTGGCCTTGAGCACGCGTTGTAACTCCGTTGCCTCACTCGGCGCGTAAATACGTACAACCCCATCAAGGCTTTGGTCGGCAAAGGGCAAATGGTAGCTAGAGCTGACACTAAAGCGGCATTGGCGGTAACGCTTTGCCGCATAGCGAACGGCGACTTTTGAAATGTCGATACCATAGACCTCAGGCACATTGGCGCGAGCGCTTAGCTCCTCGTGTAGACCTTGGGTGTAAAAGCCTTCTCCACAGCCCAAATCGAGAATGGCACTCGCATCGGGTGACAAGACACGGTTTAACTGTTGGGCCACGTGATGGCGCAGCGCATCGTAATGGCCAGAGCTTAAAAACCGGCGCCGTGCTTGCGTCATTAACTGGTTGTCACCGGGATCTTTAGATTTTTTTTGTTGTACTGGCAGTAAGTTGACATACCCTTCTTTGGCAATATCAAATTGATGGCCTTGTGGGCAGCGGTAACTGTTGGATTGCTGTTCAAGAGCAAAAGAACAAATAGGGCAGTGATATGCCATAAAGACCTCAGGTCATTGTCTAATGGCGGCAATGTTAGCAAGAAGCGTGATCGTCATCCAGCCTATTTATACCGACGACGCCGTTTGGTCGGCAAAGGTGACTTGGTAAGGGCAGGGGCGAAGTGGCGTGAGCAATGACTTCACTGTAGCGTGAAGTCATTGGAGCGGTGTTCAGCGAGCAGAAATGATGGTCGACAAGGTGTCGGTTTGCCCTGGCTCGACCAAACGACCCGTTTCAATCGTGTCAGCAAACACCGTCGATTCAATACAAACAAACTGCTCATAGCCGTTATCGGCCATATCTTTCATCGCTTGTGCACCGTGTTGCCAAGGGTTCCACGCGACCACACTGTTGTTATTGCCGTTGTGCACAGAAAGTTGCCTGTTGAGCGAGTCATCGTTGATGGTAATCGTTGGCTCCGCTTTTGTGTACACTCGGTCGACTTCTTGGTTGACGATTAACGGTAATAAGCTGCGCTTTTCTTGGCGTTGATCAAGGCTGTCCAAATAAAGTGGGCCTAAGCCTTTGACACTGGCTTGGCGGATATCGCCGAGTTTGAGATAACTGTGTAACGCACCTGAATAACGCCAGGGCTTGTCATCGCTGTTGGTGACCGAGAGGGAGACAGATAAGCTATCGGAAAAGATCACTGTGAGCTTGGCATCAAAAGCGAATGGCCAAATCTGCTGCGTCTGTTCGTTATTGCTCAGCACGAGAGTGACCGTTACCCCTT from Vibrio sp. HB236076 carries:
- a CDS encoding D-hexose-6-phosphate mutarotase, producing MNWYTLAATDEISSSISRVDYQSCSLLRIIHPKVKGVISLFGGHVISCQPKGKDDLLWLSEQAIFDAKTALRGGIPLCFPWFNKAGLPSHGFARISNWALDSYEETPQGVTVTLVLSNNEQTQQIWPFAFDAKLTVIFSDSLSVSLSVTNSDDKPWRYSGALHSYLKLGDIRQASVKGLGPLYLDSLDQRQEKRSLLPLIVNQEVDRVYTKAEPTITINDDSLNRQLSVHNGNNNSVVAWNPWQHGAQAMKDMADNGYEQFVCIESTVFADTIETGRLVEPGQTDTLSTIISAR
- the rlmA gene encoding 23S rRNA (guanine(745)-N(1))-methyltransferase yields the protein MAYHCPICSFALEQQSNSYRCPQGHQFDIAKEGYVNLLPVQQKKSKDPGDNQLMTQARRRFLSSGHYDALRHHVAQQLNRVLSPDASAILDLGCGEGFYTQGLHEELSARANVPEVYGIDISKVAVRYAAKRYRQCRFSVSSSYHLPFADQSLDGVVRIYAPSEATELQRVLKANGLLLTVTPAQRHLYQLREQIYTDVRLHAAEPELIEGFTLLENNRLSHTMSLSGQEAHDLLLMTPFAWKASDEFKQRLVESRTFECEADFSIALYQKNATVSDE